GGGGAATACCGAGGATTTTGACGACTTCCTGTGCAAGCGCGGGATTTGCGTTGCCAGTAAAAACCATCAGGCCGTCATGGCTGCTCATCGTGCACCTGCTTCAGGCTGGGGGGCGAGGGAAATGCGAGAATTTTTGGCAGGGGAGGAAGGAGTCGAACCTTCGAATGCCGGAATCAAAATCCGGTGCCTTAACCAACTTGGCGACTCCCCTACACTAACTTTGAGCTTCACCGAACGAGGGAACATTCGACGAGGCAAAACTTATGACGCGAAAGCAAAGAGTGGATGCTGATCGAGACCTGCAGTCACTGCGCTGTTCCATTCGCCTGGCAGTTTGGCTTGCGCCGCTTCTGCTTCAGTTCGACTACGGAACGCTGCAAATACACTTGCACCTGACCCAGACATCCGCGCGGGTGCGATGGTTTCAAACCACCGCAGCACTTGCGCTACTTCCGCGTATTTTCCCACGACAACCTGCTGCATGTCATTCCGGCCAAAACTTTCTGGCCATTCAGTGTTGCAGCTAAGTTCTGCAGGAAAGTCCGTAATTATGAGGGGTTTCGAATCTCTTGTCAACGCTTTTTCGGAGAAAATCGCTGAAGTCGGAACCTGAACCCTCGGCGTCACAACCAGGAAATGGCGCGGCGGCAATTGTACAACGTCCAAAGCTTCTCCGACACCCTGTGCGAACGCATTTTTCCCAAAAATAAAGAAGGGCACGTCCGCGCCGAGTTTCAGCGCCAGCGCCTGCAACTCGAGTCGCGGCAAATCGAGTTTCCACAGGCGGTTCAGCGCGAGCAGCGTGGTGGCCGCATCGGAGCTGCC
The sequence above is drawn from the Paraburkholderia sp. BL23I1N1 genome and encodes:
- the ispE gene encoding 4-(cytidine 5'-diphospho)-2-C-methyl-D-erythritol kinase, whose translation is MIETTDSLRDCLAPAKLNLFLHITGRRPDGYHTLQTVFQLLDWGDTLHFTRRDDGLITRGTEIADVPPEHDLTVRAAKLLKAHTGSPEGVDIEIDKRLPMGAGLGGGSSDAATTLLALNRLWKLDLPRLELQALALKLGADVPFFIFGKNAFAQGVGEALDVVQLPPRHFLVVTPRVQVPTSAIFSEKALTRDSKPLIITDFPAELSCNTEWPESFGRNDMQQVVVGKYAEVAQVLRWFETIAPARMSGSGASVFAAFRSRTEAEAAQAKLPGEWNSAVTAGLDQHPLFAFAS